The DNA sequence TCGAATATGATCGCCAACGAATACAACACGTTGAAGCTTGAGCAACAGGGATCGACTTTTATCCTCTACCTTAACGGGAAAGAGGTTGGGAAGATCAAAAACGAAAACCTCGAGAAGATCACCAAGGTCCTCATCTCCTCAGATGCCGCCGCCGGCACGGTCGGAAGCCTGCATATCGATAATGTCGTCATAGGAGAACCGAGTTCCACACCTCAATCGGTTGATCCTAAGGATAAACTCCCCACCATCTGGGGCAAACTGAAAAAGATTTAAAGATATGAAGTTGATGGTGAGTGCGGGGGAGGTTTCAGGTGACCTTCACGCCTCACGTGTCCTGAAGGAACTGAGAATTCGCCGTCCAGACGTCGAGATCTTCGGCATGGGCGGCGAATTTCTTCGGAATGCCGGCTGTGAGCTTCTCTATGATGTAACCCGATCCTCGGTGATGGGGATCGGCGAGGTGATTTCCGCCGTTCCACATTTCCTTAAGCTTCTCTCCAGGCTTAAATCCGCCCTGAGAGATCGAAAACCAGATCTGCTGATGCTGGTGGATTTTCCCGATTTCAACATCAGACTCGCAACACATGCCCATAAACTCGGCATTCCGATCCTCTACTATATACCTCCCAAAGCATGGGCGTGGCGGGCCGGCAGGGCGAGGAAACTGGCCGGGATGGTCGATCTGATCGCCTCGATATTCCCATTTGAAGCGGAGTTCTATCGGCGTGCGGGAGCAAAGGTCGTTTTCGTCGGCCATCCCATCCTCGATATCGCTCATTCGGGTCTTTCAAAGGCCGAGGCACGGAGGAAGTTCGGCCTTAACGTCGAGAGCTTCGTTGTGGGTCTAATGCCCGGAAGCAGACGTAAAGAGGTTGAGAGGCTCTATCCGATCATGTATCAAACCGTTCTCATCATATCCGATCGGATTCCCGACACCGAGTATATCCTCCCGCTGGCCCCTTCCATCCCCGAGGACATGATCGAACCGCAATTCGATGGCCTTAAGTTGGTCAGAGACGATGTATATGATGTGATGCGAGCGTGCGATCTTCTGATCGTGGCTTCCGGAACAGCTACGCTGGAGGGGACCTGTATGCTCACACCTATGATCATAATCTATAAGGTTTCCCTCTCAACCTGGATCGTTGCTAAATCGCTCGTTCGTATAAAGAACAGCGGCCTGCCGAATATCATCGCCGGTGGAGAGATCGTCCCCGAATACCTACAGTGGCAGGTTACACCTCAACGGATCGCGCGAAAGGCGATCGGGATACTCACGGATAGATGCCAGCGGCGAAAACAGGTGGAGTCTCTCCGCAAGGTTAGATCCTCCCTCGGCTCGCCCGGTGCCTCATCGAGGGTGGCTGAGCTGATATGTGAGATGATCGGATAATGAAAAGAGTGCTTTACGAGATCATAACCGGCGTACGGGTCGGATTTATCCCATCTATGATCCTGACCCTTCTGACACCTTTCTCCCTTCTTTACGGCCTCATCTGCCTGATCAGGAGGTGGATCTATGAGGTGGGGGTTTTGAAGGGGAAGCGACTTCCGATTCCCGTTGTTTGTATAGGCAGCGTAGTAGCCGGGGGCACGGGCAAGACGAGCATGACGATTTATCTTGCCGAGCTTTTAGCCTCCAGGGGGATCAAACCGGTTATCATCTGCAGCGGATATGGCGGAAGATCGAAATCGACTATCATAGTCTCCGACGGTAAGAGGATAACGGCAGATGTAGAGGCGGCAGGAGATGAAGCATACATGTTGGCTGAGCGGATGCTGAGGCAGGGTATCCCTGTAATCGCCGGAAGGGATAGATTCAAGGCCGGCATGATCGCCTTCAACCGCTTCAAGCCGGATCTGCTGTTGCTCGATGATGGATTTCAGCATCTGAAGCTCTCCCGCGACCTTGATCTGGTCGTGGTGGATGGAGCGGAACCTTTTGGCACAGGAAGGCTTTTGCCCGCAGGAACGCTACGTGAACCCCCATCAGCCCTTAAAAGAGCGGATCTTATCATTTTAATGAACTCCGGCTCGTCTGAAAGGAAAGTCAAAAGGCTTTCAGGCGGAAAACTTATCTGCAGATCCAATCGTATCCCCTCTCATCTAAGGCCGATCGGCGAAAGAAACAGGGTGAAACTGAACAAACTTCAAGGTAAAAAGGTCCTGGCAGTGTGTTCCATCGGTAATCCATCCTCGTTTGAAAGGATGCTCTCAAATCTAGGATGCCGGGTGCATCTCCTCGGTTTCCCCGATCACCATTTCTATAGCAGGGAGGATTTAAAAGCGATCGAAGAGATGAAAGTCGAGTTCGATCTCATCGTCACGACGGCCAAGGACGAACCGAAGTTGCTCAGGCTTG is a window from the Candidatus Poribacteria bacterium genome containing:
- the lpxB gene encoding lipid-A-disaccharide synthase, with protein sequence MKLMVSAGEVSGDLHASRVLKELRIRRPDVEIFGMGGEFLRNAGCELLYDVTRSSVMGIGEVISAVPHFLKLLSRLKSALRDRKPDLLMLVDFPDFNIRLATHAHKLGIPILYYIPPKAWAWRAGRARKLAGMVDLIASIFPFEAEFYRRAGAKVVFVGHPILDIAHSGLSKAEARRKFGLNVESFVVGLMPGSRRKEVERLYPIMYQTVLIISDRIPDTEYILPLAPSIPEDMIEPQFDGLKLVRDDVYDVMRACDLLIVASGTATLEGTCMLTPMIIIYKVSLSTWIVAKSLVRIKNSGLPNIIAGGEIVPEYLQWQVTPQRIARKAIGILTDRCQRRKQVESLRKVRSSLGSPGASSRVAELICEMIG
- the lpxK gene encoding tetraacyldisaccharide 4'-kinase gives rise to the protein MKRVLYEIITGVRVGFIPSMILTLLTPFSLLYGLICLIRRWIYEVGVLKGKRLPIPVVCIGSVVAGGTGKTSMTIYLAELLASRGIKPVIICSGYGGRSKSTIIVSDGKRITADVEAAGDEAYMLAERMLRQGIPVIAGRDRFKAGMIAFNRFKPDLLLLDDGFQHLKLSRDLDLVVVDGAEPFGTGRLLPAGTLREPPSALKRADLIILMNSGSSERKVKRLSGGKLICRSNRIPSHLRPIGERNRVKLNKLQGKKVLAVCSIGNPSSFERMLSNLGCRVHLLGFPDHHFYSREDLKAIEEMKVEFDLIVTTAKDEPKLLRLGFRNGLVLEIDLEMDHQLIESLILTLRDSPDKTMQRCV